In Parafrankia irregularis, one DNA window encodes the following:
- a CDS encoding FAD-binding dehydrogenase produces MSFEPDVIVVGAGLAGLVAAYELTSAGRRVLVVEQENRNNLGGQAFWSLGGLFFVNSPEQRRIGIRDSRELAWQDWLGSAAFDRPADEDAWGLRWAQAYVDWAATGKRQYLHDLGLRTLPMVGWAERGDGSATGHGNSVPRFHITWGTGPGVVEVFANPVLAAEKKGLVRFAFRHQVDGLLLDGPAVVGVRGSVLAPDDAARGVASSRAAVGEFEHRASAVVVTSGGIGHNHELMRRYWPTERVGAAPAHMIAGVPAHVDGRMLAIAESAGGRVVNRDRMWAYTEGIHNWDPIWADHAIRILPGPSSVWFDAAGRRLTGMSGVPGADSIGAMRQILATGHDYSWFILTQSIIEKEFALSGSEQNPDITGRDIGFLLRSRLAKGAPGPVEAFKRHGEDFVVADSLTELVAAMNRLARGPRLDLAEIERQIVARDREVDNPFSKDVQIMAIHNGRRPRLDRFLRVAKPHRILDPAHGPLIGVRLNILSRKTLGGLQTNLDSQVLAADGTPVPGLYAAGEVAGFGGGGVHGYNALEGTFLGGCIFSGRAAGRALSRGEAGRSHRDRNGKSATS; encoded by the coding sequence GTGAGCTTCGAGCCTGACGTCATCGTGGTCGGCGCCGGCCTGGCGGGTCTGGTCGCCGCCTACGAGCTGACGAGCGCCGGCAGACGGGTGCTGGTGGTCGAGCAGGAGAACCGTAACAATCTGGGCGGGCAGGCGTTCTGGTCTCTCGGTGGGCTCTTCTTCGTGAACAGCCCCGAGCAGCGGCGCATCGGCATCCGCGACAGCCGCGAGCTCGCCTGGCAGGACTGGCTCGGTTCCGCCGCCTTCGATCGCCCCGCCGACGAGGACGCGTGGGGTCTGCGCTGGGCGCAGGCCTACGTCGACTGGGCAGCCACCGGAAAACGGCAGTACCTGCATGACCTGGGCCTGCGCACGCTGCCGATGGTGGGCTGGGCGGAGCGCGGCGACGGCTCGGCGACCGGGCACGGCAACTCCGTCCCGCGGTTTCACATCACCTGGGGCACCGGGCCGGGGGTCGTGGAGGTCTTCGCCAACCCGGTTCTGGCGGCGGAGAAGAAGGGGCTGGTCCGGTTCGCCTTCCGTCACCAGGTCGACGGGCTGCTCCTCGACGGCCCCGCTGTGGTCGGCGTCCGTGGCAGCGTGCTGGCGCCCGACGACGCCGCCCGTGGGGTCGCGTCGTCCCGGGCCGCGGTCGGGGAGTTCGAGCACCGGGCGTCGGCGGTGGTGGTGACGTCCGGCGGGATCGGGCACAACCATGAGCTCATGCGCCGCTACTGGCCGACCGAGCGGGTCGGCGCGGCTCCCGCGCACATGATCGCCGGTGTCCCCGCCCACGTCGACGGCCGCATGCTCGCCATCGCCGAGAGCGCCGGCGGGCGGGTCGTCAACCGGGACCGGATGTGGGCCTACACCGAGGGCATCCACAACTGGGATCCCATCTGGGCGGATCACGCCATCCGCATCCTGCCCGGGCCCTCGTCGGTGTGGTTCGACGCGGCCGGCCGGCGGCTGACCGGGATGTCCGGCGTGCCGGGAGCGGACTCGATCGGGGCGATGCGGCAGATCCTCGCCACCGGCCACGACTACTCCTGGTTCATCCTGACGCAGTCCATCATCGAGAAGGAGTTCGCGCTGTCGGGCTCCGAGCAGAACCCCGACATCACCGGCCGCGACATCGGGTTCCTGCTCCGCTCGCGCCTCGCGAAGGGCGCGCCCGGGCCGGTCGAGGCGTTCAAGCGGCACGGGGAGGACTTCGTCGTCGCCGACAGCCTGACGGAGCTGGTGGCCGCCATGAACCGGCTCGCCCGCGGGCCGCGGCTGGACCTGGCCGAGATCGAGCGGCAGATCGTCGCCCGCGACCGGGAGGTCGACAACCCGTTCAGCAAGGACGTCCAGATCATGGCGATCCACAACGGGCGCCGCCCCCGGCTCGACCGGTTCCTCCGGGTCGCGAAACCCCACCGGATCCTCGACCCCGCGCACGGCCCGCTGATCGGCGTCCGGCTGAACATCCTGTCCCGCAAGACACTCGGCGGCCTCCAGACCAACCTGGACTCCCAGGTCCTCGCCGCCGACGGCACCCCCGTACCCGGCCTGTACGCCGCTGGTGAGGTCGCCGGCTTCGGTGGTGGGGGCGTGCACGGCTACAACGCGCTGGAAGGCACGTTCCTCGGCGGCTGCATCTTCTCCGGGCGCGCCGCCGGCCGAGCCCTCAGCCGCGGCGAAGCCGGCCGGTCCCACCGAGATCGAAACGGAAAGTCCGCGACGTCGTGA
- the prpB gene encoding methylisocitrate lyase, whose protein sequence is MLHARTPAHARRAALREALHSGELLRFPGAFNPLSAVLITELGFDGVYVSGAVLSADLALPDIGLTTLTEVASRAGQIARVTDLPTLVDADTGFGEPMSVARTVQTLEDAGLAGCHLEDQVNPKRCGHLDGKAVVPIAEMVRRIGAAVAARRDENFVLCARTDARALEGLDGAIERARAYVDAGADMIFPEAMADAAEFEAVRRAVDVPILANMTEFGKSELLTADTLHSAGVNLVIYPVTLLRLAMGAVEDGLRRLLADGTQAGLVDRMQTRARLYELLDYPAYNSFDTNIFNFRI, encoded by the coding sequence ATGCTGCACGCGAGAACGCCCGCCCATGCCCGCCGGGCCGCGCTACGCGAGGCGCTGCACTCCGGTGAGCTGCTGCGGTTCCCCGGCGCGTTCAACCCACTGAGCGCGGTGCTCATCACCGAGCTCGGCTTCGACGGCGTCTACGTCTCCGGCGCGGTGCTCTCCGCCGATCTCGCGCTGCCCGACATCGGCCTGACCACCCTCACCGAGGTCGCCAGCCGGGCCGGGCAGATCGCCCGGGTCACCGACCTGCCCACCCTCGTCGACGCCGACACTGGCTTCGGCGAGCCGATGAGCGTCGCCCGCACCGTCCAGACCCTGGAGGACGCCGGTCTCGCCGGCTGCCACCTGGAAGACCAGGTCAACCCGAAACGATGCGGGCACCTCGACGGCAAGGCGGTCGTGCCCATCGCCGAGATGGTCCGGCGCATCGGAGCGGCCGTCGCCGCCCGCCGCGACGAGAACTTCGTCCTCTGCGCCCGCACCGACGCCCGCGCGCTCGAGGGCCTCGACGGCGCCATCGAACGGGCCCGCGCCTACGTCGACGCCGGGGCCGACATGATCTTCCCCGAGGCGATGGCCGACGCGGCCGAGTTCGAAGCCGTCCGGCGGGCTGTCGACGTGCCGATCCTCGCCAACATGACCGAGTTCGGCAAAAGCGAGCTGCTCACCGCCGACACCCTGCACTCGGCCGGCGTGAACCTGGTCATCTACCCCGTCACCCTGCTGCGCCTCGCCATGGGCGCCGTCGAGGACGGCCTGCGCCGGCTGCTCGCCGACGGCACCCAGGCCGGCCTCGTCGACCGCATGCAGACCCGTGCCCGGCTCTACGAACTGCTGGACTACCCCGCCTACAACAGCTTCGACACCAACATCTTCAACTTCCGGATCTGA
- a CDS encoding epoxide hydrolase family protein yields the protein MRNVAVEPFTIEVPQHELDELRRRVLATRWPEEIPGSGSTYGANLDAVRGLAHYWAAGYDWRRHERELNGFPQFTTVIDGQKLHFLHVRSPHAEALPLVLTHGWPGSVSEFVKVIEPLVDPVGTGGDPADAFHVVVPSLPGYGFSGPTTEAGWDVRRTAQAFDELMARLGYDRYGAQGGDWGSMVTRHLGALAPKRVVGMHVNMLPAFPSGAPDDLADLTPNEARQRARGEEYMAAGQGYLAIQSSRPQTLAYALLDSPVGLLAWIAEKFWAWTDHDGRWQDAITPDELLTDVSIYWFTGTAGSAARMYYESMSSLAVLPPATREVPLGVASFPAEILLGRRRWVETDHDLRQWSEFDRGGHFAALEQPDLLVSDVRKFFRTLR from the coding sequence ATGCGAAACGTCGCTGTCGAGCCGTTCACGATCGAGGTGCCACAGCACGAACTGGACGAGCTGCGGCGGCGGGTTCTCGCGACTCGTTGGCCGGAGGAGATCCCCGGGTCCGGTTCGACGTACGGCGCGAACCTGGACGCGGTGCGCGGGCTCGCCCACTACTGGGCGGCCGGATACGACTGGCGCCGCCACGAGCGGGAGCTCAACGGCTTCCCCCAGTTCACCACGGTGATCGACGGCCAGAAGCTGCACTTCCTGCACGTCCGCTCACCGCACGCCGAGGCCCTGCCGCTGGTGCTCACGCACGGCTGGCCCGGTTCGGTCAGCGAGTTCGTGAAGGTCATCGAGCCGTTGGTGGACCCGGTGGGCACCGGCGGCGACCCGGCTGACGCGTTCCACGTCGTGGTTCCGTCCCTGCCGGGGTACGGGTTCTCGGGGCCGACGACGGAGGCCGGCTGGGATGTCCGCCGGACCGCGCAGGCCTTCGACGAGCTCATGGCCCGGCTCGGCTACGACCGCTACGGCGCGCAGGGCGGGGACTGGGGGTCCATGGTGACCCGGCATCTCGGTGCCCTCGCCCCGAAACGCGTCGTCGGCATGCACGTCAACATGCTGCCGGCGTTCCCGTCGGGCGCGCCCGACGACCTGGCCGATCTGACGCCGAACGAGGCCCGGCAGCGGGCCCGCGGCGAGGAGTACATGGCCGCCGGCCAGGGCTATCTGGCCATCCAGTCGAGCCGGCCGCAGACCCTGGCCTACGCCCTGCTGGACTCGCCGGTCGGGCTGCTGGCCTGGATCGCCGAGAAGTTCTGGGCCTGGACCGACCACGACGGTCGCTGGCAGGACGCGATCACTCCGGACGAGCTCCTCACCGACGTCAGCATCTACTGGTTTACCGGCACCGCCGGCAGCGCCGCCCGGATGTACTACGAGTCGATGTCGTCGCTGGCCGTACTCCCCCCGGCGACCCGGGAGGTGCCGCTGGGAGTCGCCAGCTTCCCGGCCGAGATCCTGCTGGGCAGGCGTCGATGGGTCGAGACGGACCACGACCTGCGGCAGTGGAGCGAGTTCGACCGCGGCGGGCATTTCGCCGCGCTGGAACAGCCCGATCTTCTGGTCTCCGACGTCCGGAAGTTCTTCCGGACGCTCAGATAG
- a CDS encoding TetR/AcrR family transcriptional regulator has product MSQRGHRPLSAPRRTDARRNRTAILRAADEAFTDNSPRLVPLHEIAQRAGLGRATVYRYFPDRRAMAVAVAEEYFEALRHAVEAAEEEGRSFRDLLHWAATTMTSMRPLVALMRELPEHDQQRYFERWIGILTPALHRAQRDGDVRPDVTAADLALILISLDLAATASAQAPHITAITGGAADTTSASRDDGQRDDEQRDDEQHAAAMRKLVTVMLDGLFTQPNTEPNG; this is encoded by the coding sequence ATGTCGCAGCGAGGCCACCGCCCCTTATCCGCGCCGCGGCGAACGGATGCCCGGCGGAACCGAACGGCCATCCTTCGGGCCGCGGACGAGGCATTCACCGACAACTCGCCGCGGCTGGTGCCACTCCACGAGATCGCGCAGCGGGCGGGCCTCGGCCGGGCGACTGTCTACCGCTACTTCCCGGACCGGCGGGCGATGGCGGTGGCGGTGGCGGAGGAGTATTTCGAGGCGTTGCGCCACGCTGTCGAAGCGGCGGAGGAGGAAGGCCGTTCGTTCCGGGACCTGCTGCACTGGGCGGCGACCACGATGACGTCCATGCGTCCGCTGGTCGCGCTCATGCGTGAGCTCCCGGAGCACGACCAGCAACGGTATTTCGAGCGATGGATCGGCATCCTCACCCCGGCCCTGCACCGGGCGCAGCGTGACGGAGATGTCCGTCCGGATGTCACCGCAGCCGACCTCGCGCTCATTCTCATCTCGCTCGACCTCGCGGCCACCGCCAGTGCGCAGGCCCCCCACATCACTGCCATCACCGGCGGGGCAGCCGACACGACCAGCGCGTCCCGCGACGACGGGCAGCGCGACGACGAGCAGCGCGACGACGAGCAGCATGCCGCCGCCATGCGGAAGCTGGTCACGGTCATGCTTGACGGATTGTTCACACAGCCGAACACGGAACCGAATGGATAG
- a CDS encoding GDSL-type esterase/lipase family protein yields the protein MGRRRPTSAAVSALVALATLAAAVLTGPETAAVATVNTDCPGSHWVASWAASPTDSLVAVDATGGRSPSALTDQTARMVVTPHLGGSSLRIHLSNRFGSSAVTFGRVTVGVRTNGAAVAGVVPVTFGTAPSVTVPSGQDVTSDPVTLTFSAFTPLAVSIFVPGVVNGPTKHWNANATSYYSAARSGDLSTQPGGAGFTATTGAWLFVDGVDVMAPAGIRSVVAFGDSITDGFVGATALTAPADASVADANGRYPDVLQRRLDDAGIGLSVVNAGISGNQLLTDGRPFHAGPSGLSRFDIDALAQAGVGGVLVLEGTNDLGQSSSTPEQIIAGYLQLIERTHAAGAKIWLGTLLPASDALVDGTVLAPNSEDHRQRVNSWIRGQTRADGVVDFDAALRDPANPAVLRADYASVDNLHPNLQGYRAMANAVNLALLDTATGGCRQ from the coding sequence ATGGGGAGACGCCGGCCGACTTCCGCGGCGGTCTCGGCGCTCGTCGCGCTCGCCACGCTCGCGGCCGCCGTTCTCACCGGTCCCGAGACGGCCGCAGTGGCCACCGTGAACACGGACTGCCCGGGATCCCACTGGGTGGCCAGCTGGGCCGCAAGCCCCACCGACTCGCTCGTTGCGGTGGATGCCACCGGGGGGCGTTCACCCTCGGCGCTCACGGATCAGACAGCACGCATGGTGGTGACTCCCCACCTGGGCGGGTCCAGCCTTCGGATCCATCTGTCGAACCGTTTCGGCTCGTCAGCGGTGACGTTCGGCCGGGTCACGGTCGGGGTGCGGACGAACGGCGCGGCGGTGGCCGGCGTCGTGCCGGTGACGTTCGGGACCGCGCCGTCCGTGACGGTTCCCTCCGGCCAGGACGTGACAAGCGACCCGGTCACGCTCACCTTCTCCGCGTTCACGCCGCTCGCGGTGAGCATCTTTGTCCCTGGCGTGGTGAACGGTCCCACGAAGCACTGGAACGCCAATGCGACGTCCTACTATTCGGCGGCACGCAGCGGTGATCTCAGCACACAGCCCGGCGGCGCCGGTTTCACCGCGACCACCGGTGCCTGGCTGTTCGTCGACGGGGTCGACGTCATGGCACCCGCCGGCATCCGTTCCGTCGTCGCGTTCGGTGACTCGATCACCGATGGTTTCGTCGGGGCGACCGCACTCACCGCTCCCGCGGATGCGTCCGTGGCCGACGCGAACGGGCGGTACCCGGATGTTCTTCAGCGTCGTCTGGACGACGCCGGGATCGGGCTCTCGGTCGTCAACGCCGGTATCAGCGGGAACCAGTTGCTCACCGACGGGCGGCCGTTCCACGCCGGGCCCAGCGGTCTGTCCCGTTTCGACATCGACGCCCTGGCGCAGGCCGGCGTCGGCGGCGTCCTGGTGTTGGAGGGCACCAACGATCTGGGACAGTCGAGCTCAACTCCTGAGCAGATCATCGCCGGTTACCTCCAGCTGATCGAGCGGACCCACGCGGCCGGTGCGAAGATCTGGCTCGGCACCCTGCTTCCGGCCTCCGACGCGCTCGTCGACGGCACCGTCCTCGCGCCGAACAGCGAGGACCACCGCCAGCGGGTCAACTCCTGGATCCGTGGCCAGACCCGAGCCGACGGTGTGGTCGACTTCGACGCGGCACTGCGTGATCCCGCGAATCCCGCGGTCCTGCGCGCGGACTACGCCTCCGTCGACAACCTCCACCCCAACCTGCAGGGTTACCGGGCCATGGCGAACGCCGTGAACCTCGCCCTGCTCGACACCGCCACCGGCGGCTGCCGGCAATAG
- a CDS encoding LarC family nickel insertion protein: MKQDTGLAVRWDAAAGAAGDMALGALLDAGAPLEFVRGQLDALGLDGWSLSVEPAKRAGLAGTFARVRVQPGPAHRHYGWIREHLATAPLAPGVRAWALRIFAVLAEAEAHVHRIDVERVHFHEVGALDAIVDVVGTAAALDALGVTRGYCSGVVTGFGTVSTAHGVLPVPAPAVTELLRRTGIPASPGEIAAERLTPTGMAIIAATCQADTAAAAARVFPPRMTVEAIGYGAGTADHPGHPNLLRAVVCRVAATPAVDLADLDSLRQPTRADDRAIQRRPQSVGRAGSV, translated from the coding sequence ATGAAGCAGGACACGGGGCTGGCTGTCCGGTGGGACGCCGCCGCGGGAGCCGCTGGTGACATGGCCCTCGGCGCGCTCCTCGACGCCGGCGCGCCGCTGGAGTTCGTGCGCGGGCAGCTCGACGCGCTCGGGCTGGATGGATGGTCGCTGAGCGTGGAGCCGGCGAAGCGCGCGGGCCTCGCGGGCACCTTCGCCAGGGTGCGGGTGCAGCCGGGCCCGGCGCACCGCCACTACGGGTGGATCCGCGAGCATCTGGCCACCGCGCCGCTCGCCCCGGGCGTCCGGGCCTGGGCACTGCGGATCTTCGCCGTGCTCGCCGAGGCTGAGGCGCACGTCCACCGGATCGACGTCGAACGGGTGCACTTCCACGAGGTCGGCGCGCTCGACGCGATCGTCGACGTGGTGGGCACCGCGGCGGCGCTGGACGCGCTGGGGGTGACGCGCGGCTACTGCTCGGGTGTCGTCACCGGTTTCGGGACGGTGTCCACTGCCCACGGTGTGCTGCCGGTGCCCGCCCCGGCCGTGACCGAGCTGCTGCGCCGGACCGGCATCCCGGCCTCGCCGGGAGAGATCGCCGCCGAGCGCCTCACGCCAACCGGAATGGCGATCATCGCGGCGACCTGCCAGGCCGACACCGCCGCAGCAGCCGCGCGGGTGTTCCCACCGCGGATGACCGTGGAGGCGATCGGATACGGCGCCGGCACCGCGGACCATCCCGGCCACCCGAACCTGCTGCGCGCGGTCGTGTGCCGTGTCGCCGCCACCCCGGCGGTCGACCTGGCTGATCTGGACAGCCTGCGTCAGCCGACCCGGGCCGATGACCGTGCCATCCAACGGCGGCCGCAGAGCGTCGGCCGGGCCGGCTCCGTCTGA
- a CDS encoding MmgE/PrpD family protein: protein MIDHQVRVYRSAERLASQEQLAWKIAAVAADPVAVDGDVAEMVINRVIDNAGVAAASLARRPVVAARDQALRHAPAPGRDGATVFGLPARDRVSPEWAAWANGVAVRELDFHDTYLAADYSHPGDNIPPVLAVAQHLGLDGRALVRGIAAGYEIQVALVRGICLHEHRIDHIAHLGPSAAAGIGALLGLPAETICQAVGQALHTTTTTRQSRKGTISSWKAYAPAFAGKLAVEAVDRAMRGEGAPAPAYEGEDGFIAWLLGGPGADYTVSLPAPGEARRAILETYTKEHSAEYQSQALIDLARRLGPAIGDFSRVSAIVLHTSHHTHNVIGSGANDPQKYDPTATRETLDHSIPYIFAVALQDGDWHHERSYSPDRATRPDTVELWRKITTVEDEEWTRRYHSPDPAEKAFGARVVVELVDGTTITDEIAVADAHPLGARPFGRDSYIGKFRRLAEGVLPAAEQDRFLDTAVRLPELRPDELAGLTITPQPPLTASGTEGIF from the coding sequence ATGATCGACCACCAGGTCCGGGTGTATCGCAGCGCGGAGCGGCTCGCGTCGCAGGAGCAGCTCGCGTGGAAGATCGCGGCGGTCGCCGCCGACCCGGTGGCGGTGGACGGCGACGTCGCCGAGATGGTGATCAACCGGGTCATCGACAACGCGGGGGTCGCCGCCGCCTCGCTGGCCCGCAGGCCGGTGGTCGCCGCCCGGGACCAGGCACTGCGCCACGCCCCCGCTCCCGGTCGGGATGGAGCCACTGTCTTCGGCCTGCCTGCGCGGGACCGGGTCTCCCCCGAGTGGGCGGCGTGGGCGAACGGTGTCGCGGTGCGCGAGCTGGACTTCCACGACACCTACCTTGCCGCGGACTACTCCCACCCCGGCGACAACATCCCGCCCGTCCTTGCGGTCGCCCAGCATCTCGGCCTCGACGGCCGGGCGCTCGTGCGCGGGATCGCCGCGGGCTACGAGATCCAGGTCGCGCTCGTCCGGGGGATCTGTCTGCACGAGCACCGGATCGACCACATCGCCCATCTGGGCCCGTCCGCCGCGGCCGGAATCGGCGCCCTGCTCGGCCTGCCGGCGGAGACGATCTGTCAGGCAGTCGGGCAGGCGCTGCACACCACGACGACGACGCGGCAGTCCCGCAAGGGCACGATCTCGTCGTGGAAGGCGTACGCCCCCGCGTTCGCCGGCAAGCTGGCGGTGGAGGCCGTCGACAGGGCGATGCGCGGCGAGGGGGCGCCCGCTCCGGCCTACGAGGGCGAGGACGGTTTCATCGCCTGGCTGCTGGGCGGGCCCGGGGCCGACTACACCGTCTCACTGCCCGCACCGGGCGAGGCCAGGCGCGCCATCCTGGAGACGTACACCAAGGAGCACTCGGCCGAGTACCAGAGCCAGGCGCTCATCGACCTCGCCCGCCGCCTCGGCCCGGCCATCGGCGACTTCTCCCGGGTCAGCGCGATCGTGCTGCACACCAGCCACCACACGCACAACGTGATCGGCTCGGGCGCGAACGACCCGCAGAAGTACGACCCGACGGCCACCCGGGAGACCCTCGACCACTCGATCCCCTACATCTTCGCCGTCGCCCTGCAGGACGGCGACTGGCACCACGAACGCTCCTACTCCCCCGACCGGGCCACCCGGCCCGACACCGTCGAGCTGTGGCGGAAGATCACCACCGTGGAGGACGAGGAGTGGACCCGGCGCTACCACTCCCCTGACCCGGCCGAGAAGGCGTTCGGCGCCCGGGTCGTCGTCGAGCTGGTCGACGGGACGACGATCACCGACGAGATCGCCGTCGCCGACGCGCACCCGCTCGGCGCCCGCCCGTTCGGCCGGGACTCCTACATCGGCAAGTTCCGCCGCCTCGCCGAGGGGGTCCTCCCGGCCGCGGAGCAGGACCGGTTCCTCGACACCGCCGTCCGGCTGCCCGAACTACGGCCCGACGAGCTCGCCGGGCTCACCATCACCCCGCAGCCGCCGCTGACCGCGAGTGGCACCGAGGGAATCTTCTAG
- a CDS encoding class I SAM-dependent methyltransferase: MDSQRILRYADDVLGGPDEAERSRLAAMAEVCDPTTTRILDELGVAAGWRCLEVGAGGGSIAAWLADRVAGLSAAGKTVGGGPVAGEVIAGEVIATDVDTRHLTELVAPRLTVLRHDITRDPLPGGRPFDLVHARFVLEHLREREAVLDRLRTWLKPGGVLVLESLAGFPVDSSPHPAFREAMLGIEQVLAKTIGTDSTWARRFPEPLRSRGLVEVGMTVHLPTTGGGNASARCWTLTLNRLRPRIRDLRLASDAALDEALDRLADPSFFDVGFATAIAWGRAPG, from the coding sequence ATGGATAGTCAGCGGATTCTCCGGTACGCCGATGACGTGCTCGGCGGCCCGGACGAGGCCGAACGCAGCCGGCTCGCGGCCATGGCGGAGGTCTGCGACCCGACGACGACGCGCATTCTCGACGAGCTCGGCGTCGCCGCCGGCTGGCGATGCCTGGAGGTGGGTGCCGGCGGTGGCTCGATCGCCGCGTGGCTCGCCGACCGCGTCGCCGGCCTGTCCGCCGCGGGCAAGACCGTCGGAGGTGGGCCCGTCGCGGGTGAGGTCATCGCGGGTGAGGTCATCGCGACCGACGTCGACACCCGTCATCTGACGGAGCTGGTCGCACCGCGGCTGACCGTCCTTCGGCACGACATCACCCGGGATCCGTTGCCGGGCGGCCGGCCGTTCGATCTCGTCCACGCCAGGTTCGTGCTGGAGCATCTGCGCGAACGGGAGGCGGTTCTCGACCGCCTTCGCACCTGGCTGAAGCCCGGCGGGGTCCTCGTGCTGGAATCACTCGCCGGGTTTCCCGTCGATTCGTCACCACACCCGGCGTTCCGCGAGGCCATGCTCGGCATCGAGCAGGTGCTCGCGAAGACCATCGGCACCGATTCCACCTGGGCGCGTCGGTTCCCGGAGCCGCTGCGCAGCCGGGGCCTCGTCGAGGTCGGAATGACCGTCCATCTGCCGACGACCGGCGGTGGGAACGCCTCGGCGCGCTGCTGGACCCTGACACTGAACCGACTGCGTCCCCGCATCCGTGATCTTCGGCTTGCCTCCGACGCGGCGCTGGACGAGGCGCTCGACCGGCTCGCCGACCCGTCCTTCTTCGACGTCGGTTTCGCCACGGCCATCGCCTGGGGCCGGGCCCCCGGGTAA
- the tsaD gene encoding tRNA (adenosine(37)-N6)-threonylcarbamoyltransferase complex transferase subunit TsaD, protein MAVVLGIETSCDETGAALVRDGVLLGEALSSSMDRHARYGGVVPEIAARAHVEFLVPCVDRALAAAGLGSSAVDAVAVTAGPGLATALHTGVAAAKAYALALDVPLYGVHHLAGHIAADVVDAGPLPNPLVALIVSGGHTSLLLVRDLARDPIIHLGDTLDDAAGECFDKVARALGLPYPGGPALDRAAHGGDAGAVAFPRPLTGRADAPYTFSFSGLKTAVARWSERQASAAGVAAVPLRDVAASFQEAVADVLTAKALRACAEHGVGDLLVVGGVAANSRLRALAAQRCAAAGVRLRVPALRRCTDNGVMIAALGDLLVRAGVPSSPMDLSACPEVFLTGAMIEPVPLPVLAGG, encoded by the coding sequence ATGGCGGTGGTGCTCGGCATCGAGACGTCCTGCGACGAGACCGGAGCCGCACTGGTGCGCGACGGAGTCCTGCTCGGTGAGGCGCTGTCGTCGAGCATGGACCGGCACGCACGGTACGGCGGCGTCGTGCCGGAGATCGCCGCGCGGGCGCATGTGGAGTTCCTCGTGCCGTGCGTCGACCGCGCGCTCGCGGCCGCCGGGCTGGGCAGCTCGGCGGTGGACGCGGTCGCGGTCACCGCCGGTCCCGGTCTCGCGACCGCCCTGCACACCGGCGTCGCCGCGGCGAAGGCGTACGCACTCGCGCTGGATGTCCCGCTCTACGGCGTCCACCACCTCGCCGGGCACATCGCGGCGGACGTCGTCGACGCCGGTCCACTGCCGAACCCGCTGGTCGCGCTGATCGTCTCCGGCGGTCACACGTCGCTGCTGCTGGTGAGAGACCTCGCCCGCGACCCGATCATCCATCTCGGCGACACGCTCGACGACGCCGCCGGCGAATGCTTCGACAAGGTCGCCCGTGCCCTGGGCCTGCCCTATCCGGGTGGGCCGGCGCTCGACCGCGCCGCCCACGGCGGTGACGCCGGTGCGGTGGCCTTCCCGCGTCCCCTGACCGGTCGTGCGGACGCGCCCTACACCTTCTCCTTCTCCGGGCTGAAGACGGCGGTGGCCCGGTGGTCCGAGCGCCAGGCGTCGGCCGCAGGTGTGGCGGCGGTGCCGTTGCGCGACGTCGCGGCGTCCTTCCAGGAGGCGGTCGCGGACGTTCTCACCGCCAAGGCACTGCGGGCCTGCGCCGAGCATGGCGTGGGTGACCTGCTGGTGGTCGGCGGGGTGGCCGCGAACAGCCGGCTGCGTGCGCTGGCCGCGCAGCGGTGCGCGGCAGCGGGGGTGCGACTGCGGGTGCCCGCACTCCGCCGCTGCACCGACAACGGGGTCATGATCGCCGCCCTGGGGGACCTGCTCGTCCGGGCCGGCGTCCCGTCGTCGCCGATGGATCTGTCCGCGTGCCCCGAGGTGTTCCTGACCGGCGCCATGATTGAGCCGGTGCCGCTACCGGTGCTCGCCGGGGGTTGA